In the Mytilus galloprovincialis chromosome 10, xbMytGall1.hap1.1, whole genome shotgun sequence genome, one interval contains:
- the LOC143048721 gene encoding AP-4 complex subunit beta-1-like: MAVIGDVSAVLKTLKDLNNSTDILYIKTILSKVMSLHAKGFDVREALPKIVKLLANQDLVVKKALYNILITYSFSDPDVILLATNTLLQECSDSNPMVRGLAIKTICTFNHETFLEYGIRSAVKGLTDSSAYVRRTAVLGCGQLNFRSKGVCHEHGIVDQLYRCIRDSDPVVMVNSIVVLEEILAKEGGIVLNKNIAHFILGKIETLTPWGVLYCFQILQKYQPKAENEIFDILNILDPYLTHNNNSIAVHCFELFLHFVKEFPSLKAEVIKRCFDNIVNVVKSGNPEVVFCVIEFFEKYMNESGQILSVHYKMFKCKQKDPAYLKVKKIDFMRNLLNEGNVSDILDEIQLHSTDSNEAVSLSALQIIAVIQQKYPDTSEKCCAIFTQLLKSNISHVITNCLRVMQKIDLSKSDNCAEFLSMLCHSLQFIKDDSGRCAMLTLLGNYGNIYEDAPYVLEDFIEDAENFSTEVKVHLLHCCMKMFFHYPGICQHMLGRVFEICFSDNDECLQNIAVYYYSLLQTNIEDAKHVIMNCKNGHSSDKDPSQDNKL, encoded by the exons ATGGCTGTCATTGGAGATGTTTCGGCTGTATTGAAGACCTTAAAAGATTTAAACAACTCAACTGATATACTTTATATCAAGACTATTTTATCTAAG GTGATGTCACTTCATGCAAAAGGTTTTGATGTTAGAGAAGCATTACCAAAGATCGTCAAGCTTCTAGCCAACCAAGATTTAGTTGTCAAGAAAGCTCTTTATAACATTCTGATAACATACTCCTTCAGTGATCCTGATGTTATTCTATTGGCTACTAATACTTTACTACAGGAATGttcagacagcaacccaatggTTCGTGGACTTGCAATCAAAACAATATGTACATTTAACCATGAAACATTTCTAGAATATGGAATAAGAAGTGCTGTGAAAGGTCTGACAGATAGCAGTGCCTATGTAAGACGAACAGCTGTGTTAGGATGTGGACAGTTAAATTTCCGATCAAAAGGAGTCTGTCATGAGCATGGCATAGTGGATCAGTTGTACAGGTGTATACGTGACTCTGACCCTGTTGTCATGGTAAATTCAATTGTCGTTCTGGAAGAAATTCTAGCTAAGGAAGGTGGAATAGTACTAAATAAAAACATTGCTCATTTTATTTTGGGGAAGATAGAAACATTAACACCATGGGGAGTCTTAtactgttttcaaattttacaaaagtaTCAACCCAAAGCAGAGaatgaaatatttgacatattgAATATATTAgacccgtatttaacacataacaACAACAGTATAGCAGTACATTGTTTTGAActgtttttacattttgttaaagAATTTCCATCTTTAAAAGCAGAAGTAATTAAAAGGTGTTTTGATAATATTGTAAATGTTGTTAAATCAGGTAATCCAGAAGTTGTTTTTTGTGTTATAGAATTCTTTGAAAAGTATATGAATGAATCAGGTCAGATTTTAAGCGTacattataaaatgtttaaatgtaaacaaaaagaCCCTGCATACCTGAAAGTAAAGAAGATTGATTTTATGAGAAATCTTTTAAATGAGGGAAATGTGTCAGATATTTTAGATGAAATTCAACTCCATTCTACTGATTCTAACGAGGCTGTATCACTCAGTGCATTACAAATAATAGCTGTTATACAACAGAAGTACCCTGACACCTCAGAGAAATGTTGCGCTATTTTCACTCAACTTCTCAAATCCAATATCAGTCATGTGATCACAAATTGTCTCCGTGTGATGCAAAAAATAGACCTATCAAAATCAGACAATTGTGCTGAGTTTTTATCAATGTTGTGTCATagtttacaatttataaaagatgatAGCGGTAGGTGTGCAATGTTAACTCTTCTTGGTAACTATGGTAACATTTATGAAGATGCTCCTTATGTTCTGGAAGATTTTATAGAAGATGCTGAAAACTTTTCTACTGAGGTCAAAGTTCATCTTTTACATTGTTGTATGAAAATGTTTTTCCATTATCCAGGCATTTGCCAGCACATGCTTGGTAgagtttttgaaatttgtttttctgaTAATGATGAGTGTTTACAAAATATAGCTGTATACTATTATAGTTTGTTACAAACCAACATTGAAGATGCTAAACATGTCATAATGAATTGTAAAAATGGTCATAGTTCTGATAAAGATCCATCACAGGATAATAAATTGTAA